TCTGCAGCCGCGGACCGCGGTCAACGAGCCGCGCCCCCGCCTTCACGAGGGCCTTCTGGGCGAGGACGCTGTGGACGTGGACCCCCGATTCCGCGAGCAGAACCCGCGTCGCCGCGTCGATCGCGTCGAGGTCCGCCGTCTCGAGCACACGCACCCGCGGGAAGGCCACCCGGTCACCCCGCCCGGGAAGCCGGCCCGAGGGTTTGTCCTTTTCCGATATACCTCCCCGTGCGGCAAGGGCGCGCCGGGGTGATGGCTCAACGTCGTGATCCGAGACGGGCTTCGGACCGGGTGGGCTGGAAGAGCTCGACCGGGTTGCCGGAGGGATCGTCCACGATGATTTGCCGCCCACCGACCCCTTCCACGATGTCGTTGCGGAACCGAGCTCCCGCCTTGCGCAGCGCGGCGACCGTGGCGCCGAGGTCCTCGATCTCGATGGAGAACCGGTTCCACCCTCCCGGCTCCTGCCTCCGGCCATCGGGCATGGGCTGCCCGCCGCCTCCCTGGGGGTTCGGTTGGCTAAGGACGAGGCGCAGGTCGCCCCGCTCGAGCATCGCGAACGCAGAGGCTGGATTCATCACCTCACGGAAGCCAAGGTGGCGGGTGTAGAATGCGATCGCCGAGTCGACATCGTTCACGATGTACCGGACGCTGACCGTCGCCATCGGGACCCCTTGGGTCGTGGCGACCACATCGGTCCCCGGACTTAAGGGCTTGGAGCCACCGTCGCGTGGGCGGCCGGTCCGCCTCCATGAAACGCCGCAAGCCTATCCGGGCGGGCCCTCGTCAAAGGTCTCCCCACAACCTAGCTAGGCAGCAATCGCCTTCGGCGCGGGGGCGTCACTTGCCACGGGCGTGGGGTCCCCGGCGGTCTCGTGTCCCTCTCTCGGGACCGAACGTGGCATGGGGTTCCCACCACAGGGGCACCTTGATCTGTTCGTCCGTCAGAGGTCCCTTGCCCTCCGCGACCTTGCGGGCCGTCTCGTAGCCCGCCTGGGCGTGGCGCACGACGCCGATCCCGGAGTCCGTCGTGAGGCAGGCCTCGAGGCGGAGGTCGGCCTCCTCGCTCCCGTCCGCGATCATCGTGACGCCCGTGTGCACGGCCTCGCCCATGGAGTAGTTCGCCTGAATCGCGACCAGATCGGCCATCGCCGCGGTGTTGAGCAGGGCGTTCAGGTAGGGCCAGTCGGAGATCAGGTCGCTGCCGTCCCTCATCTTCTCGGACTCGAACGTCGGGTTCACGATGGAGCCGGAATCCAGGTTGTCCCGCGAGAACGCCACGGGGCCGGAGACCGGCCCCTCTCGGATCATCCGGTTCACCCGGAGCCCGAACGCCTTGCGCTCCCCGAACCCTAGGTAGCAGACCCGCGCCGGCAACCCTTCGATGGGCAACGTGGACCGGGCGAGCCGGATCCACTGGGTCGTCGTCGCGTCGTGGGGGAACATTTCGAGCACGAGGTCGTCCAGGGCCGCGAGGTCGCTCACCTCCCCGGACAGGCACGTCCACCGGAACGGCCCGCGCCCCATGGTGAACAGGGGCCGGATGTACGCCGCCACGAACCCGGGGATCCGCATAGCCTCGGACTCCGGCATGCCCGCGTCCCGGCACTCCTTGCGGATGCTCGTGCCATACTCGAAGACTTGGACGCCCTTCGCGTGGAAGCCCACCATGGCCTTGAGTTGGCGCTTCATGGACGCCCGTGCCTCCTTCAGGTACGCGTCGCGGTCCTTGCGTCGCGCCGCCTCCGCGCGGGCGGGCGTGTACCCCTCCGCGATGTAGGAGATCGGGTCGTGGCAGGGGCACATCTCCGTGACGATGTCGGGCTTCCAACCCCGCTTGAGCGCCCGCGGGAACAGCTCCGCCGCGTTGCCGACGAGGCCGATGCCCAGGGCGCGCTTCTCCCGCTTCGCTTCCTCCGCGAGCTCGATGCCCTCCTCCAGGGTCTCCGCCTGCACGTCGAGGAACTTCTTGTGGATTCGGACCGGAACGATGGCCGGGTTCGCGTCCACGACCAGGCAGACGCCCCCGTGCATGGTCATCGCCCGTGGCTGGTTCGCCCCCATGCCGCCGAGGCCTGCGGTGAACAGGATGCGGCCGACGAGGGATCCGCCGAAGTGCTGGGCCGCAATCGCGCCCAGTGTTTCGAACGTCCCCTGGATCACGCCTTGCGTGCCGATGTACTCCCACGGGCCCGCGGTGTATTGGGAGAACATGGTCAGGTTCTTGTCCTGCAGGTCGTAGAACACGGGCCACGTGGCACGCATGATGTTCGTGTTCGCCATGACGACCCGCGGCGCCAGGCGGTGCGTGCGGAACACAGCGACGGGCATGCCGGACTGGATGGCGAGGGTCTCGTCACTCTCGAGATGGAGGAGGGCGTCCACGATTGCATGGTAGGACTCCCAGTTCCGGGCACACTTCCCGATGCCGCCGTAGATCACGAGCCGCTCGGGTGCCTCCGCGTTCTCCATGTTGTTCTCGAGCATCCGCAGGAGCGACTCCTGCTTCCAGCCCTTGCACCGCAGGGTCTTGCCGCGCTGCGCCTTGACCGACCGGAGAACCTGGCTCGTCATCGTACTCCCTTCCGGACCCGCGGCGTGAGCGCGCCGGATGAGGGAGGCGGCGACCGGTTATTTGAAGGCTGTTCCCGACCGGTCGGGCGCAAGAGACGAGTCCGCGCAACCTAGGGTCGCGGCGCCTTGGGCACTCGACCCCGAGGGGTCACGACCTCGGGACGGATCGCTCGCATCGCTTGGAACCGGTTCCGGAGGGTGACCTCGCTCACGCCGGCCACCTTCGCGATCGCCTTCTCGGACCGCGGTTCGCCGCACACGAGGGCGGCCAGGTAGATCGCCGCGCCCGCCGTGCCGCACGGGGACACCGAGGTCGCGCTCTCGGGCGGTTCGAAGACCTGGAGGAGCTGAAACGCCTCCCGTTCGACGTGCGCGCTGAGGCCGAGTTCGGAGCAGAACCGTTGGACGTAGTCCGCGGGCTGGGATGCGTGGATGGCCAGGGAGAGCTCCCGGTGTAGGGTGCGGTAGGCGGCGCCGATGCGGGTCTTGCGGATCCCGGTGACCTGCTGAAGCTCGTCGAGGGTCCGGGGCACGCCGTCGATCCGGCACGCGGCGTACACGGCTCCGGCCACGAGGGTCTCGATGGACCGCCCGCGGGCGAGCTGCCGCTGGAAGGCCTTGCGGCAGAGGAATCCCGCTTCGTTCCGCACGGTCTTGGGAAGGGCGAGGAGCGACGCGTACCGGTCCAGGACCCGGATGGCGGTCGGGAGGCTGCGCTCCCCGGGGAACGCGTGGCTTGAGTGACGCTGGAGCTTCTGCATCCGGTAGAACGCGCCCCGCTCCCCGGACGGGATCGCGTTCCCGTGGGCGTCCCGGTGGGGGACGGCGATCACCGTGGTCAGCCCCGTGGCCCCCGACAAGGGATCCCGAGGTGCTCCCGTGTGCGCAAGGCGGGCCGCATCCTCGGGGGCGTACGCGGACCATTCGGGGGACCGGTCGAGCGCGTGGTCCTGGAGCACGAGGCCGCACGAATCGCAGACGAGTTCGCCGCGGACCTCGTCGAGGACGAGATGGATGCCCTTGCACTCGGGGCAGGATTGCTCCTCTTCGGCGTCGAGCTGGGTGCGCGCGGCTTTCGACACGTCAGGGCCTTCCCGCCCCTTCGGGCGGTCGACTACCTCGATAACGCCGTTATATGACCTTATGGTAGGTATTGTAGGGTTTCGGTCGCCCTAAATTTTGGAGAAATCTGGACACTCGAGCGCGATGCGGCTCTTCCCGAGCGTCATATCTGAACCCTCTGCGTGGCCCGAGTCGGATCTCGACCTCTCTGACTGGATTTCCGGTCAGGAGGCCGGACCGCGACCTTGAAGCGAAACGGCGCCATCCGGTGCGAGGAAGTGGGGAGAAGATGGCCAGCCTCGAGCGGAGGACCGAACTGCTTCGACTCTTTCAGGAGCGGGCGCCCATCGCCCGGCTCTTCGGGATGCGCCTTTCCTACAACGAGGAAGGAGGCGCAGTGGTCGACCTCCCGTACAATCCGAACCTCGACCATGCGCTTGGGGGAGTCCACGGCGGTGTGTACGCGACGATGCTGGACACCGCCGGTTGGTTCACCGTGGCCGCAACGACGGACCGTTCCTGCTGGGTGGCCACCTCCGAGTTCTCGGTCCATCTGCTCGAACCGGTCCAGCGCAGCGCACTCCGTTGTGTGGGCCGCGTGGTGAAGGTGGGCAAGCGGCAGGCCGTCGCGGAGATGCGCCTGGAAGACGGCGAGGGCCGCCTCGTCGGACACGGGGTGGGCACGTTCATCGTCCTACCGAACGTGCCGACCACGTAGAAACCCGCGTGGAGCGCGCTCCCTCAAACGAGTTCGACGTCGGCTCAAGTCCCGAAGATCGACCAGGACCACGGTAAGTCCGGGTCCCTGCTTTGGCTAACGTCCCATGACGGCGGATCTGGAATGACAGGCGCACTGGCTGCCCAGAGGGCCACCGCGCCCTTCGCATCCCCTGAACTCAGTAGCTCGAACTGGCGACGCACAAGCTCCTTGTTCTCTTCGAGGCCCGTAGCCTTCCCCCGGCGCGGCGAGAGCGGAAGCTCGGTTAAGGTTTCCGCCGCACACGCGGCCCCTTCCCGCCTTCGTGGCGGGGGAGGTGGACCGCTGGGTCTCATCGCAGTTCTCGAGGCCGGCGTGGCTTCACGAATCATCCACTCGCGACCGAGGAAGTGCAACGCCTCATCGCGGACGTGGCAGGACCGCTCCCGAGAGCCATTCCTGAACGAGAGGAAAGGGTGTAACTTAAGTACGGAATCCGTTTCCGCGAGCGGGAGAGCGGCACCATGCCACCTTCACAGAAGGGCTCATCGAAGTCCGCCAAGAGCGGCACCGCCAGCGGCAAGAAGTCCAAGGGATTCACGGAGGAGGAACGCGCTGCGATGAAGGAGCGCGTCAAAGAGATGAAGGCGGACGAAGCGGACCCGGAAAGCGCCGTGCTCGCGAAGATCGCCGCCATGCCGGAACCGGATCGCTCCCTGGGCAAGCGAGTCCATGCGATCATCAGAGCCAGCGCACCCGCCCTCACCCCGAGACTCTGGTACGGCATGCCCGCGTATGCCAAGGACGGAAGGGTCGTCTGCCACTTCCAAGACGCCGCGAAGTTCAAAACCAGGTATGCGACGCTCGGCTTCAGCGACGAGGCGAACCTCGACGAAGGCGCCATGTGGCCGGTGGCCTTCGCGCTGAAGGAGTTGACGGCCGCCGAAGAGGCGAAGATTGAAGCGCTGGTGAAGCGGGCGGTGGGCTGAGTACGAAAACGACGACAGGTCCTCCCCCGAAAGGGAAGTCCCCGTCTCAACAGATCGATGCCATAATCAAGGATCCGGGTGAGTGGCGGGGCACGAAATTGGCACAGCTGCGTGCCTTGATCAAGAAGGCCGACCCTGCCGTGGTCGAAGATGTGAAGTGGAAGAAACCCTCCAGACCAATGGGAGTCCCCGTTTGGTCGCATGATGGGATAACCTGCGTGGCAGATACGCTCAAGAACGCCGTGAGGCTGACCTTCCCCAAAGGCGCTCAGATGAAGGATCCGAAGAAGCTCTTCAATACGCGTCTAGAAAGCAAGACGGTTCGCGCCACCGATTTCCACGAAGGCGTCCCTGTAGACGAGGCAGCGCTCATGGCACTCGTTCTCGATGCCGTGCGGTTGAACACGCGGAGAGAGCGCGAGCGAAAATGAAATTACGACTACGACAGTAAATCATGCGGCCGCAGAGGGAAGCGCCGACGCGTCTGCGGCGAGGCTTCGAGGAGGCGTTGGCGCTCGGCGCTCAGGCATCTGAGAGTGGATTTGCCGAGCCAAGATCTTGGATCGGATTCAAAAGAGGACACGGACTCGGCGGGATTCGAAGTCCCTTCAACGCTCTCTGCCGTGAACCGTCCATCGCGGGAGCCTCGGCGGCGATATCGGATGTTCTCGAGTCTTGGCGATACCGATATATATCGGGACACGTATCGGATATCCGAAAACAATGCCGATACCGATATCCGTGACTGACCTGCCTCCCGGGGTGTGGGGAAGAGTCCAGCGGAACCTGAAGGAGCTCACGTCCCGTAGACCCCTCGCGAAGGACGTCGTCGAGCGGTTGCATCGGCAATTGCGGCTATACCATACGTACCACAGCAACGCCATCGAGGGGAACACCCTGACTCTGAAGGAGACCCGGCTGGTCTTGGAGCAGGGGTTGACGATCGGAGGCAAGAGTCTCCGTGAACACTTGGAGGCAACGAACAACGCGCAGGCGTTCGACTGGGTCTGGGCGCACGCGAAGCGGGGATTCCGCTTCGACCACGCCGCCTTGCGGGATCTCCACGAACTCATAACGAGGGGGACGATGGAGAGCTCCGGGACGTATCGAAGGGAACAGGTGTGGATCGGCGGCTCCGCTCACGTGCCGCCCACCTCCTCCGAAATCGTCCCGATGCTCGATGAGATGTTCCGGCAGATCCGGAGCATCCGGGAGCCGGTGCTGCGGGGAATCTTCCTCCATCACCGACTTGCCTTCATCCATCCCTTCGTCGACGGGAATGGGAGGACCGCCCGGCTGGCAGCGAACCTCGTCCTGATGAGCGCGGGGTATCCCCCGGTTGTCCTCCGCGTGGAAGACCGCCGGCGTTACTATGCGTTCCTTGAAGAGGCCGATCGAGGACGGAATGGACCGTTCGCGGCGT
This genomic stretch from Thermoplasmata archaeon harbors:
- a CDS encoding TFIIB-type zinc ribbon-containing protein, which codes for MSKAARTQLDAEEEQSCPECKGIHLVLDEVRGELVCDSCGLVLQDHALDRSPEWSAYAPEDAARLAHTGAPRDPLSGATGLTTVIAVPHRDAHGNAIPSGERGAFYRMQKLQRHSSHAFPGERSLPTAIRVLDRYASLLALPKTVRNEAGFLCRKAFQRQLARGRSIETLVAGAVYAACRIDGVPRTLDELQQVTGIRKTRIGAAYRTLHRELSLAIHASQPADYVQRFCSELGLSAHVEREAFQLLQVFEPPESATSVSPCGTAGAAIYLAALVCGEPRSEKAIAKVAGVSEVTLRNRFQAMRAIRPEVVTPRGRVPKAPRP
- a CDS encoding Fic family protein, which translates into the protein MTDLPPGVWGRVQRNLKELTSRRPLAKDVVERLHRQLRLYHTYHSNAIEGNTLTLKETRLVLEQGLTIGGKSLREHLEATNNAQAFDWVWAHAKRGFRFDHAALRDLHELITRGTMESSGTYRREQVWIGGSAHVPPTSSEIVPMLDEMFRQIRSIREPVLRGIFLHHRLAFIHPFVDGNGRTARLAANLVLMSAGYPPVVLRVEDRRRYYAFLEEADRGRNGPFAAFILRAVDEGLVVFLSAADPKRVLVPLKRLAPGSPYSQEYLSLRARQGILEAVKIGRSWYASQHALDSYVGSFGRS
- a CDS encoding DUF1801 domain-containing protein, with translation MAQLRALIKKADPAVVEDVKWKKPSRPMGVPVWSHDGITCVADTLKNAVRLTFPKGAQMKDPKKLFNTRLESKTVRATDFHEGVPVDEAALMALVLDAVRLNTRRERERK
- a CDS encoding DUF1801 domain-containing protein, whose product is MPPSQKGSSKSAKSGTASGKKSKGFTEEERAAMKERVKEMKADEADPESAVLAKIAAMPEPDRSLGKRVHAIIRASAPALTPRLWYGMPAYAKDGRVVCHFQDAAKFKTRYATLGFSDEANLDEGAMWPVAFALKELTAAEEAKIEALVKRAVG
- a CDS encoding VOC family protein, translated to MATVSVRYIVNDVDSAIAFYTRHLGFREVMNPASAFAMLERGDLRLVLSQPNPQGGGGQPMPDGRRQEPGGWNRFSIEIEDLGATVAALRKAGARFRNDIVEGVGGRQIIVDDPSGNPVELFQPTRSEARLGSRR
- a CDS encoding urocanate hydratase, producing the protein MTSQVLRSVKAQRGKTLRCKGWKQESLLRMLENNMENAEAPERLVIYGGIGKCARNWESYHAIVDALLHLESDETLAIQSGMPVAVFRTHRLAPRVVMANTNIMRATWPVFYDLQDKNLTMFSQYTAGPWEYIGTQGVIQGTFETLGAIAAQHFGGSLVGRILFTAGLGGMGANQPRAMTMHGGVCLVVDANPAIVPVRIHKKFLDVQAETLEEGIELAEEAKREKRALGIGLVGNAAELFPRALKRGWKPDIVTEMCPCHDPISYIAEGYTPARAEAARRKDRDAYLKEARASMKRQLKAMVGFHAKGVQVFEYGTSIRKECRDAGMPESEAMRIPGFVAAYIRPLFTMGRGPFRWTCLSGEVSDLAALDDLVLEMFPHDATTTQWIRLARSTLPIEGLPARVCYLGFGERKAFGLRVNRMIREGPVSGPVAFSRDNLDSGSIVNPTFESEKMRDGSDLISDWPYLNALLNTAAMADLVAIQANYSMGEAVHTGVTMIADGSEEADLRLEACLTTDSGIGVVRHAQAGYETARKVAEGKGPLTDEQIKVPLWWEPHATFGPERGTRDRRGPHARGK
- a CDS encoding PaaI family thioesterase yields the protein MASLERRTELLRLFQERAPIARLFGMRLSYNEEGGAVVDLPYNPNLDHALGGVHGGVYATMLDTAGWFTVAATTDRSCWVATSEFSVHLLEPVQRSALRCVGRVVKVGKRQAVAEMRLEDGEGRLVGHGVGTFIVLPNVPTT